A part of Paenibacillus sp. IHBB 10380 genomic DNA contains:
- a CDS encoding sensor histidine kinase: MNIRKFYHNHLQRKLFNKILAIYSVIIMITLIAASFTVYKYYEQAITRQQVDANREVLDYVSLYMNQQYESTQLAIQQIYSDASLSEDLTHFLQQDYEAYLTYRLNRYVESGSFIPRTFDTFFKTYLDQQKGVQNIILYSTEKKFYYVYNNRTRQFYTSNINIPEQKVPIPNNGWLSRDNNSFLTDVRADNKNLYTMTREIKDPISMKTIGVLIIDFDSEFISKWIGPKCAEQNGQLLVLTPDGDVIYDSMKRYIGQHYPYMEDLYSADWAALEEPSKVNLNTTNSSGLIIAGIIPRSQIHKDISVVQNWIIGITVALIITAMVVTYGFILRFSKKVKIIIKAMKRLQEGDLTARIHLHREDELQLIANNFNYICERLELYINKVYVSEIMQKNAELVAFQSQINPHFLYNTLEAIRMRAISQGAKDVGQMIYILSTLFRSIVKKGMIVTLADEIEYCKSYLELFQIRHENRLQIESQVSDIVMNCSIVKLLIQPIIENYIVHGFQPDLSDNLIRIEVVESDGTIQIIVSDNGIGIIPSKLAELQEMLQASMQMDEPPSSVGLCNVNERIKIYYGAEYGLTVDSEVDKGTTVIMNIPAVRGITHHA; encoded by the coding sequence GTGAATATAAGGAAATTTTATCACAATCATTTACAGCGGAAACTGTTCAATAAAATTTTAGCTATATATTCAGTTATCATCATGATTACGTTGATAGCAGCATCATTTACTGTTTATAAGTATTATGAACAGGCGATCACCCGCCAACAAGTAGATGCCAATCGGGAGGTGCTGGATTACGTGAGTCTGTACATGAATCAGCAGTACGAAAGTACTCAATTGGCTATCCAACAAATTTATAGCGATGCATCTTTAAGTGAGGATTTGACGCATTTCTTGCAACAAGATTATGAGGCATATCTCACATACCGTTTAAACCGATATGTAGAAAGTGGGAGCTTTATACCACGTACTTTCGATACCTTTTTTAAAACGTATCTAGATCAGCAAAAAGGCGTTCAGAATATCATCTTATACAGCACAGAGAAGAAATTTTATTATGTATATAATAATAGGACACGGCAGTTCTACACGAGTAACATAAATATTCCTGAACAAAAAGTGCCTATACCGAATAACGGATGGCTCTCACGGGATAATAATTCATTTCTTACAGATGTAAGAGCAGATAATAAAAATCTGTATACGATGACTAGGGAAATTAAGGATCCGATTTCAATGAAAACGATTGGTGTACTCATTATTGATTTTGATTCCGAGTTTATCTCTAAATGGATCGGTCCGAAATGTGCAGAGCAGAATGGACAGCTGCTAGTTCTAACACCAGATGGCGATGTCATTTACGACTCGATGAAACGGTATATCGGACAGCATTATCCCTATATGGAGGATCTTTATTCGGCTGATTGGGCTGCACTGGAGGAGCCTTCTAAGGTTAACTTGAATACAACGAATAGCTCAGGTCTTATTATAGCGGGGATTATTCCTAGGTCACAAATACATAAAGATATAAGTGTCGTACAGAATTGGATTATCGGAATTACGGTTGCACTCATTATTACAGCCATGGTTGTCACTTACGGATTTATTTTACGTTTTTCTAAAAAAGTAAAGATCATTATTAAGGCGATGAAAAGGCTGCAAGAAGGAGATTTAACCGCACGAATTCATCTTCATAGGGAGGATGAATTGCAGCTCATTGCCAACAATTTCAACTACATCTGTGAAAGGTTAGAACTGTATATTAATAAGGTGTATGTCTCGGAAATCATGCAGAAAAATGCTGAACTTGTTGCTTTTCAATCGCAGATTAATCCACATTTTTTATATAATACGCTGGAGGCCATCCGGATGCGAGCCATTTCGCAAGGGGCGAAAGATGTGGGTCAGATGATTTACATTTTATCGACATTGTTCCGTAGTATAGTCAAGAAGGGCATGATCGTGACTCTCGCCGATGAAATTGAATATTGTAAGTCATATCTTGAGTTGTTTCAGATTAGACATGAGAATAGGCTCCAAATTGAGTCTCAGGTAAGTGATATAGTTATGAATTGCTCTATCGTGAAGCTACTTATTCAACCCATTATTGAGAACTATATTGTTCACGGATTCCAACCTGATCTTTCCGATAATCTGATACGTATTGAGGTTGTTGAATCAGATGGAACGATTCAAATTATTGTAAGCGATAACGGAATTGGGATCATCCCCAGCAAGCTGGCGGAGTTGCAGGAAATGCTTCAAGCAAGTATGCAAATGGATGAACCACCCTCCTCGGTGGGACTGTGTAATGTGAATGAACGAATTAAAATATATTATGGAGCTGAGTACGGATTAACGGTTGATAGTGAAGTAGATAAAGGAACAACGGTTATCATGAATATACCAGCTGTAAGGGGGATAACTCATCATGCGTAA
- a CDS encoding response regulator, with the protein MRNVLIVDDEPLILQGLRSIIEWEDYGLRIAGQACNGEEALVFLQNHNEAIDILITDITMPKLTGLELIQQVKVFDSKMRFIILSGYEQFEYLKAGMSLGIENYILKPINIKELESTISQITEELNQEDVERYRAMGDWKVLRNNILNRWVTGNIDPQELQHRSEVLGISLEYSFFTVAVIRLITEHEGDEGQLKVHRNQLMEECYRITMQTVVELGTINGFVDTEGDIVLIVAEMVEDENKERIHYVLRQVQYAIKSELEQSIWITLGSRKCIFQEVPHSYEKAKSLYVDHLMLPGYPIIDIDQLPKMDLHEEKLEIDYEAFSKLLLSGERESANEFIAETFRKLLGWGGLTRIDNYNVAIKLMLMAKNMEKNTDFSTVFNPLLHIHTMEQLVYHVQENVAATLDQLSLVDDELSPNMRYMVGQVSKHYREELSLKTLSQRMNMHPNYLGQIFQKEMGRSFSDYVNQFRIEKARQLLLQTSLLTNEVATEVGYLDPTYFYRQFKKSVGVSPTELRNMYKKTRA; encoded by the coding sequence ATGCGTAACGTACTTATTGTGGATGACGAGCCACTTATTCTTCAAGGGTTGCGTTCGATCATCGAATGGGAAGATTATGGACTAAGAATTGCTGGACAAGCGTGTAATGGAGAAGAAGCTCTAGTATTTTTGCAGAATCATAACGAAGCTATAGACATATTAATTACGGATATTACGATGCCAAAGCTTACGGGACTTGAACTGATCCAGCAAGTAAAAGTGTTTGATTCAAAAATGAGATTTATTATCTTAAGCGGGTATGAGCAATTTGAATATTTAAAAGCAGGAATGAGTCTCGGCATTGAAAATTATATTCTCAAACCGATTAATATAAAGGAATTGGAATCGACCATTTCTCAGATCACTGAAGAGCTGAATCAGGAGGATGTTGAGCGATATCGTGCTATGGGCGATTGGAAAGTTTTACGCAATAATATTCTGAATCGCTGGGTGACTGGAAACATAGACCCACAGGAACTGCAGCATCGTTCAGAAGTATTAGGTATTTCGCTGGAATATTCATTTTTTACGGTAGCTGTGATTAGGCTTATTACGGAACATGAAGGTGATGAAGGTCAGCTTAAAGTGCATCGTAATCAACTCATGGAAGAATGCTACCGCATCACTATGCAGACAGTGGTCGAGTTGGGAACGATCAACGGTTTTGTGGATACGGAAGGCGATATTGTTCTTATTGTTGCCGAGATGGTCGAAGATGAGAACAAAGAAAGGATTCATTATGTGCTCAGACAAGTGCAATATGCAATCAAGAGTGAACTGGAACAGTCCATCTGGATAACATTAGGAAGCAGAAAGTGTATTTTTCAAGAGGTCCCACACAGTTATGAGAAAGCGAAAAGCTTATATGTAGATCATCTCATGCTGCCAGGGTATCCGATTATCGACATAGATCAACTACCGAAGATGGATTTGCATGAGGAGAAGCTAGAGATTGATTATGAGGCATTCTCCAAATTGCTATTATCTGGGGAACGCGAATCAGCGAATGAGTTTATCGCAGAAACGTTCAGAAAGCTGTTAGGCTGGGGCGGACTTACTCGCATTGATAATTACAACGTAGCGATTAAATTGATGTTGATGGCGAAGAACATGGAGAAAAACACTGATTTTAGCACGGTTTTCAATCCTTTACTTCACATACATACCATGGAGCAGTTGGTTTATCATGTGCAGGAGAATGTGGCAGCGACACTCGATCAGTTGTCGTTAGTGGATGATGAGCTGAGTCCGAATATGAGATATATGGTTGGCCAAGTAAGCAAACACTATAGAGAAGAACTGTCACTCAAAACGCTCAGTCAGCGAATGAACATGCATCCGAATTATTTGGGACAAATATTTCAGAAAGAAATGGGGCGTAGTTTCTCCGATTATGTCAATCAATTTCGAATTGAAAAAGCAAGACAATTGCTGCTTCAGACTTCGTTATTAACTAACGAGGTTGCGACTGAAGTAGGGTACTTAGATCCAACCTATTTCTATCGTCAGTTCAAAAAGTCAGTTGGGGTATCTCCGACAGAACTCCGAAATATGTACAAAAAAACAAGGGCTTAG
- a CDS encoding ABC transporter permease: MSAFFKSIKRDKALYFLALPGTLWFLIFCYLPMFGTIIAFKDFKIHRDGFFASVFNSKWVGLDNFQFLFSTEDAYIITRNTILYNLALIFIGLVLAVTIAITLNELVNKRMAKVYQTAMFMPYFLSWVIISFFTFSFLSVDKGVLNQIIIFFGGDPISWYADTRFWPLIIIFMGIWKSIGYSSVVYLAAIAGIDKSYYEAAMIDGASKWQQIKYITLPLLKPLMIILTILAIGGIFRSDFGLFYQIPRDSGVIYSVTNVIDTYIYRSMSTSGNLGMSTAAGLYQSLVGFVLVMLTNAIVKKISKENAIF; the protein is encoded by the coding sequence ATGTCTGCATTTTTCAAAAGCATTAAAAGGGATAAAGCACTGTATTTCTTGGCATTACCAGGGACATTATGGTTTCTAATTTTTTGTTATCTACCGATGTTTGGAACGATTATTGCGTTCAAGGATTTTAAAATTCATCGGGATGGATTTTTTGCAAGCGTTTTTAATAGTAAGTGGGTTGGATTGGATAATTTCCAATTTTTGTTTTCGACAGAAGACGCATATATTATTACAAGAAATACGATTCTTTATAATTTAGCTTTAATATTTATTGGTCTCGTTCTTGCGGTTACCATTGCGATCACCTTAAATGAGCTTGTAAACAAGCGGATGGCCAAAGTGTATCAAACGGCGATGTTTATGCCTTATTTCCTTTCATGGGTCATTATTAGTTTCTTTACGTTCAGCTTCTTAAGCGTAGATAAAGGGGTACTGAATCAAATCATTATTTTCTTTGGTGGCGATCCAATCTCTTGGTATGCGGATACACGATTCTGGCCTCTCATTATCATCTTTATGGGAATCTGGAAATCTATTGGATATTCAAGCGTTGTCTACTTAGCGGCCATTGCGGGCATCGACAAGTCTTACTATGAAGCGGCTATGATTGATGGCGCGAGTAAATGGCAGCAAATTAAGTATATTACGCTTCCACTGCTTAAACCGTTAATGATCATTCTTACTATTCTAGCTATCGGTGGTATTTTTAGATCTGACTTTGGTTTATTCTATCAAATCCCTCGGGATTCCGGTGTTATTTACTCGGTGACGAACGTTATTGATACGTATATCTACCGAAGCATGAGTACGAGTGGAAATCTAGGTATGAGTACTGCAGCGGGCTTGTATCAATCGTTGGTGGGCTTTGTCTTAGTTATGTTGACGAATGCTATTGTGAAGAAGATCAGTAAAGAGAACGCTATATTCTAG
- a CDS encoding carbohydrate ABC transporter permease — MEVVKQNMNSPKRVFKRKPKEVDNNAISSFWNVVLNIIIGLFAFTCVFPFLFVIAISFTDEKVLALNGFSLIPEKFSLAAYEFVFNTGEQLFRSFGVTLLVTVLGTIISLILITTYAYVISRRSFRHRNFFSFFAFFTMLFAGGMVPNYIVVTQFLHVQNTIWALILPQAMNAFFILVMRTFFQTTVPDALVEAAKIDGASEMRTFVQIVLPISLPGIATIGLFSTLGYWNDWFNALLYIDNANLVPLQAMLMRIQNNMEFIIQNSMQMGSSFEIAATMPKETVRMAMVVLATLPIALAYPFFQKYFVKGLTVGSLKE, encoded by the coding sequence ATGGAAGTAGTCAAGCAAAATATGAATTCGCCTAAGCGTGTATTCAAGCGTAAGCCAAAAGAAGTCGACAACAACGCCATTTCTTCCTTTTGGAATGTGGTATTAAATATTATTATTGGATTGTTCGCTTTTACTTGCGTGTTTCCTTTTCTGTTTGTAATTGCGATTTCTTTTACAGATGAGAAAGTACTTGCTTTAAATGGTTTTAGCTTAATCCCAGAAAAATTTAGTCTGGCAGCTTATGAGTTTGTGTTTAACACGGGTGAGCAGTTGTTTCGCTCATTTGGAGTCACGTTGTTAGTTACTGTACTAGGAACGATCATCAGCTTAATTCTCATTACAACCTATGCCTATGTCATTTCGCGGAGATCGTTCCGTCATCGCAATTTTTTCAGCTTTTTCGCATTCTTTACGATGCTATTTGCGGGCGGAATGGTCCCTAACTATATTGTAGTTACGCAATTCCTACATGTGCAGAATACGATATGGGCCTTGATATTGCCTCAGGCGATGAATGCATTCTTTATTCTAGTCATGCGTACATTCTTCCAGACGACAGTGCCTGATGCACTTGTTGAGGCTGCAAAAATTGATGGTGCGAGTGAAATGCGGACGTTTGTGCAAATTGTACTTCCGATTTCTTTACCGGGTATCGCAACAATCGGATTGTTTAGTACGCTGGGGTATTGGAATGATTGGTTTAATGCACTGCTTTATATCGATAATGCGAACCTTGTACCCCTTCAAGCCATGCTGATGCGTATCCAGAATAATATGGAGTTCATCATTCAGAACAGTATGCAGATGGGCTCAAGCTTTGAGATTGCTGCGACAATGCCGAAGGAAACGGTTCGTATGGCGATGGTTGTCCTTGCTACCTTGCCGATTGCTTTAGCTTATCCGTTCTTCCAAAAGTACTTCGTTAAAGGCTTAACAGTCGGTTCATTAAAGGAATAA
- a CDS encoding ABC transporter substrate-binding protein, producing MKVKKGLTLALVGTMLFSGLLAGCGSKNDTNTANTTENSSGLKPYELKMYLVGGPQKDLDLVLKEINKYTQEKINATVNIQMFDWGDYDKRMQVITASGEPYDIAFTASWTNDFRRNAANGTFMGLNDLLDKYGKETKAALDPRFLEGTKIKGEIYGVPVNKELGQQWVWRFNKKYVDKYNMDITNVRTLEELEPLLKTIKEGEPADITPLAVPKNYKPYMPFDYVLGDELPIGVYMDSKDGKVVNVLESPELAQSLDTMRRFYTAGYLRPDVATLDGIDNIKTGQWFADREITQPYAEKGWSRGAGYEIISSPMHDPYVYTQSAAGSMHAISVTSGDPDRAMMFLNLLNTDKYLRNLFNYGIEGTHYKKISDNVIEDLPAMNDNYAMPGFSLGNMFLTYLHADEPADKWDAFKKFNDSSKEAPTFGFAFDPTPVKTEVAAINNVSKEFIPALYTGSIDPKSFLPKATKKFKEAGIDKVIAEVQKQFDEWKETKK from the coding sequence ATGAAAGTAAAAAAAGGTTTAACGCTCGCGCTAGTCGGAACAATGCTCTTTTCCGGTCTTCTTGCTGGATGTGGTTCAAAAAATGATACAAATACAGCCAATACAACGGAAAATTCATCAGGGTTAAAGCCTTATGAGCTGAAAATGTATTTAGTGGGTGGACCACAAAAGGATTTGGATCTTGTATTGAAAGAAATTAATAAATATACACAAGAAAAAATTAATGCGACTGTGAACATTCAAATGTTCGATTGGGGCGATTACGATAAGCGGATGCAAGTGATTACGGCTTCTGGTGAGCCATATGACATCGCATTTACAGCATCTTGGACGAATGACTTCCGTCGAAATGCAGCTAACGGTACCTTCATGGGACTGAATGACTTATTAGATAAATACGGAAAAGAGACCAAAGCAGCTTTGGACCCACGGTTCTTAGAAGGTACTAAAATTAAAGGTGAGATCTATGGAGTTCCTGTAAACAAGGAGCTTGGGCAGCAATGGGTATGGCGCTTCAATAAAAAATATGTTGATAAATACAACATGGACATTACCAATGTACGTACATTGGAAGAACTAGAGCCATTACTTAAAACAATTAAAGAGGGCGAGCCCGCCGATATTACACCGCTAGCTGTTCCTAAAAACTATAAACCATACATGCCATTTGACTATGTTCTAGGTGATGAATTGCCAATTGGTGTGTACATGGATTCCAAAGATGGTAAGGTTGTAAATGTTCTTGAATCACCTGAACTGGCACAATCGTTAGATACTATGCGTAGATTCTACACAGCTGGTTACTTACGTCCAGATGTAGCGACACTCGATGGTATTGACAACATTAAAACAGGTCAATGGTTCGCAGATCGCGAAATTACACAACCATATGCCGAAAAGGGTTGGTCACGTGGAGCAGGTTACGAAATTATATCCTCACCGATGCATGATCCTTATGTGTATACACAGTCTGCAGCAGGTTCTATGCATGCGATTTCAGTAACATCAGGTGACCCTGATCGTGCGATGATGTTCTTGAATCTCTTGAATACAGATAAATACCTACGTAATTTGTTCAACTATGGAATCGAAGGCACACATTATAAGAAAATTTCCGATAACGTCATTGAAGATCTACCTGCAATGAATGATAATTATGCCATGCCTGGCTTCTCCCTTGGGAATATGTTCCTGACCTATCTACATGCGGATGAGCCTGCTGATAAGTGGGATGCTTTCAAGAAGTTTAACGATTCTTCGAAAGAAGCACCTACATTTGGTTTTGCATTTGATCCAACACCTGTAAAAACAGAAGTAGCTGCAATCAATAACGTATCCAAAGAATTTATTCCTGCCTTATACACAGGTTCTATAGATCCTAAATCTTTTCTGCCAAAAGCAACGAAAAAATTCAAAGAAGCGGGCATTGATAAAGTGATCGCGGAAGTCCAAAAGCAATTTGATGAATGGAAAGAGACAAAGAAATAA
- a CDS encoding Cof-type HAD-IIB family hydrolase — protein sequence MSHNRIIFFDIDGTLLDHNKELPQSAERAIFDLKDRGYEVAIATGRAPFMFKDLREQLGIDTYVSYNGQYVVLRGEVIYTNPLNRKALQALTQLALLHEHAMVYMDHEDMKANVPNDEFVTKTINTLKAVVIPSHDPLYHVDRDIYQSLLMCQTENESFYEEVFESFDFVRWHLNAVDVVPAGGTKAKGIRKITDKLGIAPEYQYAFGDALNDIEMLSTITNSVAMGNAIPEAKAAAKYVTKPVDEDGILHGLQMLGLLS from the coding sequence ATGTCCCACAATCGTATTATTTTCTTTGATATCGACGGTACCCTTTTAGATCACAATAAAGAGCTTCCCCAGTCTGCGGAACGAGCGATCTTTGATTTAAAAGACCGCGGTTACGAAGTAGCCATCGCAACAGGTCGGGCGCCATTTATGTTCAAAGACCTTCGTGAACAGCTTGGAATTGATACTTATGTTAGCTATAACGGTCAATATGTCGTGCTTCGAGGAGAGGTTATTTATACAAATCCTTTGAATAGGAAAGCTTTACAGGCTTTAACCCAGTTAGCCCTTCTGCATGAACATGCGATGGTCTACATGGATCATGAGGATATGAAGGCGAACGTGCCTAATGATGAATTTGTAACTAAAACAATTAACACGTTAAAAGCCGTAGTTATCCCCTCCCACGATCCTTTATACCATGTAGATCGAGACATCTATCAATCTCTGCTCATGTGTCAAACAGAAAATGAATCCTTCTATGAAGAGGTGTTTGAATCTTTCGATTTCGTAAGGTGGCATCTTAATGCTGTAGATGTCGTTCCAGCGGGAGGTACTAAAGCGAAGGGCATTCGCAAAATTACGGACAAGCTAGGCATCGCCCCAGAATATCAATATGCTTTTGGAGATGCTCTGAATGATATTGAAATGCTGTCAACGATCACCAACAGTGTGGCTATGGGAAATGCGATCCCTGAGGCGAAGGCAGCCGCGAAATATGTAACCAAGCCAGTGGATGAAGACGGTATCCTACACGGACTCCAGATGCTAGGATTGTTAAGCTAG
- a CDS encoding stalk domain-containing protein has product MKKNPFNMLKLGVVGCAMLVGASAAIVPMTGIVSAKALKISEKGSVITSTGSPISTVSNSGILVKEEILKSLNTNLKTNIKVPQLTGMLDTKYQEEMNDIILSHAGKDLAKWESDASEAAAKAKKEGVEYRPYELTIDYSLKENKTSHPSGIVSLVITTEGATGGTSMPRVDTYNVFNTKQAQRITLSDLFGDNFKKKLDAGILAKINKDPENYFKEDFKGVNEEQDFYVEQGEVVILFPKYSIAPGSTGTPEFHFSIAENGTVKPKPVVTTPAGTVKLDLQKVANYKNAKGITMVSLRDVAKNLGYEIKWNQAKQSAELKKGAQQTHVSLGKDSYFFAKKAPVALGAAPIIKKGAIYVPVKFVSDILGVEVK; this is encoded by the coding sequence ATGAAAAAGAATCCTTTTAACATGTTGAAACTTGGTGTAGTCGGATGTGCAATGTTGGTTGGAGCGAGTGCTGCGATTGTACCTATGACGGGAATAGTATCCGCTAAGGCGTTGAAAATAAGTGAAAAAGGTTCCGTTATTACTTCAACAGGGAGTCCGATTTCTACCGTCTCTAATTCTGGGATCTTAGTTAAAGAAGAAATTCTTAAATCCTTAAACACAAATTTGAAAACAAATATTAAAGTACCGCAGTTAACAGGAATGTTAGATACGAAATATCAGGAAGAGATGAACGATATTATATTATCTCATGCTGGAAAGGATCTAGCAAAGTGGGAAAGTGATGCGTCTGAAGCGGCAGCAAAGGCTAAAAAAGAAGGTGTCGAGTATCGCCCTTACGAGCTAACCATTGATTATAGCTTAAAAGAAAATAAAACGAGTCATCCTTCTGGAATCGTGTCGCTTGTCATTACTACTGAAGGAGCAACAGGTGGAACCAGTATGCCTCGTGTAGATACATATAATGTATTCAATACTAAGCAAGCGCAGCGGATTACCTTATCGGACTTGTTCGGGGACAACTTCAAGAAAAAGCTGGACGCCGGTATACTTGCGAAGATCAATAAGGATCCTGAGAACTATTTCAAAGAAGATTTCAAAGGCGTTAACGAAGAACAGGATTTCTATGTTGAACAAGGTGAGGTTGTCATCTTATTCCCTAAATATAGTATAGCTCCAGGCTCAACGGGTACACCGGAATTCCATTTCAGTATTGCGGAGAACGGGACTGTGAAGCCGAAACCGGTAGTAACGACTCCAGCAGGAACCGTTAAACTGGATTTACAAAAGGTAGCTAACTACAAGAATGCTAAAGGGATTACCATGGTGTCATTGCGAGATGTGGCGAAAAATTTGGGTTATGAAATCAAGTGGAACCAAGCTAAGCAGTCCGCCGAATTGAAGAAGGGTGCGCAACAGACACATGTATCCTTAGGTAAAGATTCGTATTTCTTTGCTAAAAAGGCACCTGTCGCTTTAGGGGCAGCTCCTATTATAAAGAAGGGTGCGATATACGTGCCAGTTAAGTTTGTTTCCGATATTTTAGGTGTGGAAGTGAAGTAA
- a CDS encoding acyltransferase family protein yields the protein MKDIKNTFQNRVKGKADHSSHRRYMPGLDGLRALSVIAVVAYHLNLSWAPGGLLGVGIFFVLSGYLITDQIVTLWKHNRRLDLKDFWIRRARRLLPAMFVMLAFVAVWLTLFDRPRLAALQGDFISTALYFNNWWLIFHNVSYFESFGPASPIGHLWSLAIEEQFYLIWPLVIIVGLHIAPQRGKLILLTLAGAVVSALAMALIYQPGIDPSRVYYGTDTRAFGLLIGAALAFALPSQNMVSTISHRSRNVLDLTGGIGLFIIILMIGRTNQYGSFLYYGGLVLMSILSAIVIAVLAHPASRLATMMGCKPLRWIGVRSYSIYIWHYPVIILTTPTVDTGGFDGFRVLAQLGASILLAALSWRFVEEPIRHGLLGRLRMKINVRPRYKFRAISIVGVGLLLLLSISCNSNLDKKASVQLKPDIANHDTEGHSVVTVNPKDEDNSEVTEEAEQPLVIPQTHDNNEAPEKPETTEREAGKGVTAIGDSVILDAAPFLGKLLPGVVVDGKVGRQMSQAQEVVDQLKRNGRLGNRVIIELGTNGSFNTKELRQLLTSLDDAQQIVLVNTRVPRRWQNTVNSALTKVAADFPKATIVDWYSASEGNNSYFSNDGVHLTREGAEFYASLVAKVVQEEKL from the coding sequence ATGAAAGACATCAAGAATACATTTCAGAATAGAGTTAAGGGTAAGGCTGATCACTCCTCTCACAGACGATATATGCCGGGATTAGATGGACTCAGGGCACTCTCTGTAATAGCCGTTGTTGCGTATCACCTCAACTTGAGTTGGGCTCCAGGAGGACTCTTAGGTGTCGGGATTTTCTTTGTTCTGTCCGGTTATTTAATTACAGATCAGATTGTCACACTATGGAAGCACAACAGGAGGCTTGATCTTAAAGATTTCTGGATAAGAAGAGCACGCCGGTTACTGCCAGCCATGTTCGTCATGCTAGCCTTCGTTGCCGTATGGCTTACATTGTTCGATCGACCCCGACTGGCAGCGTTACAGGGTGACTTTATATCTACGGCGCTCTATTTCAACAACTGGTGGCTCATTTTTCACAATGTATCCTATTTCGAAAGCTTTGGCCCCGCTTCTCCTATAGGACATCTGTGGTCGCTAGCCATCGAGGAACAGTTCTATTTAATATGGCCATTGGTTATCATTGTTGGATTGCACATTGCACCTCAGCGCGGTAAACTCATTTTGCTGACTCTTGCAGGGGCAGTAGTCTCGGCTCTAGCTATGGCACTGATCTATCAACCGGGGATTGACCCAAGCAGGGTCTACTACGGAACCGATACTAGAGCCTTCGGTCTACTCATTGGAGCCGCACTCGCTTTCGCGTTGCCTAGCCAGAACATGGTTAGTACAATTTCGCACAGATCTCGCAACGTCCTTGATCTGACTGGAGGCATCGGACTTTTCATCATCATTCTTATGATTGGGCGAACGAATCAATATGGAAGTTTCCTCTATTATGGCGGTTTGGTCCTGATGTCGATCCTCTCTGCGATTGTAATAGCTGTACTCGCTCATCCAGCTAGCCGACTAGCTACAATGATGGGATGCAAGCCATTGCGTTGGATTGGCGTACGCTCCTATAGTATTTATATATGGCATTACCCAGTCATTATTCTAACCACTCCTACTGTGGATACGGGGGGATTCGATGGCTTCCGTGTTCTTGCTCAGCTAGGAGCTAGTATCCTTCTGGCCGCACTATCATGGAGGTTCGTCGAGGAACCCATTCGTCATGGTTTATTAGGAAGACTAAGGATGAAAATAAACGTTCGTCCACGTTATAAGTTTCGAGCTATATCCATTGTAGGGGTAGGGCTGCTACTCTTATTGTCCATTTCCTGCAATAGCAACTTGGATAAGAAGGCCTCAGTCCAACTGAAACCAGATATAGCTAATCACGATACAGAGGGTCATTCCGTTGTAACGGTAAATCCTAAAGATGAGGACAATTCGGAAGTCACGGAAGAAGCGGAACAACCTCTCGTCATACCCCAGACACATGACAACAATGAAGCACCGGAGAAGCCAGAAACAACGGAGAGAGAAGCAGGTAAAGGAGTTACCGCTATAGGTGATTCTGTTATTCTTGATGCGGCTCCTTTTCTAGGGAAGCTTCTGCCAGGCGTCGTGGTTGATGGTAAGGTGGGTAGACAGATGTCACAGGCACAGGAAGTGGTCGATCAACTTAAGAGAAATGGGAGACTTGGTAATCGAGTCATTATTGAACTAGGTACGAATGGGTCTTTTAATACCAAAGAGTTACGACAATTACTTACTTCACTTGATGATGCCCAGCAAATCGTACTGGTGAATACCCGTGTCCCGAGAAGATGGCAAAATACTGTCAACTCGGCGCTTACAAAGGTGGCTGCAGATTTCCCTAAGGCTACGATTGTAGACTGGTACTCTGCGAGTGAGGGCAATAATTCGTACTTCTCCAATGATGGCGTCCATCTCACACGAGAGGGGGCTGAGTTCTATGCCTCGCTTGTAGCTAAGGTCGTTCAGGAGGAGAAGTTATGA